Proteins from one Entomospira culicis genomic window:
- a CDS encoding cation diffusion facilitator family transporter has translation MANDNEKLPMKMNFEESSDAEFDLNTFEADLEDKLKADLAGMVSPEEDLKKIGDPSSLGDPILKLILEQINNQIAVTAGEDFIKENGGLNLDLRNSAHIQTAENHNIGEVPSHNPSDYKERHDTWVDKTFQKDNKGNIILNADGTRKLKEGYRSGIDDPTRPRGSKADGTDMDHTISIAEYQSRADVDLYMTKTAELENTTKEAISKDFVNSKDNLRLMDASANRSKGDSTTPEWIASGDADPYIESGKINEEQALKDHEHAEKTLKKRYKKGKDAFKKEGRKSQREEALRMGKNTARAVLMQLLLKLLKKIVGKLVVWLKTAQKTIQTLINSIKEAISSFLHDWKQHLSSSADIAGTTVATAIFGPIIRAIKSAWSMLKQGFRSLKEAINWLKDPANKGKPFAERMLHVGKIIVVGLTGFGAISLGQTIEKGLMAFPLFAIEIPLLGSIASIIGIFLGAVVAGIIGAIAMSFIDSLLAKRQQRELTSQLIEQGNTVLNRQETMLMLKEVKLEQSKATIMQDIQARHEEASEAMKESLNTLFTNKDRMQSIKEEIEAEYHTITSPSTKSAEEETLDVLSDKLHKFSQRR, from the coding sequence ATGGCAAATGATAACGAGAAACTCCCAATGAAGATGAATTTTGAAGAGTCATCAGACGCTGAATTCGATCTCAACACATTTGAAGCAGATTTGGAAGATAAGCTAAAAGCAGACCTCGCGGGGATGGTCTCTCCAGAAGAGGACTTAAAGAAGATTGGCGACCCATCAAGTTTGGGTGATCCTATTTTAAAACTTATCTTGGAACAGATCAATAATCAGATTGCCGTAACTGCTGGTGAGGATTTTATTAAAGAGAACGGTGGTCTTAATCTTGATTTACGTAACTCTGCCCACATCCAAACAGCAGAAAATCATAACATAGGAGAAGTTCCCAGCCATAATCCAAGCGACTATAAAGAGCGACACGATACATGGGTGGATAAGACTTTTCAAAAAGATAATAAAGGTAATATCATACTAAATGCAGACGGTACAAGAAAGTTAAAAGAAGGTTATCGTAGTGGAATTGACGACCCCACAAGACCAAGAGGATCTAAAGCCGATGGTACGGACATGGATCATACGATTTCAATAGCAGAGTACCAGAGTAGGGCTGATGTTGATTTATATATGACAAAAACTGCTGAACTAGAAAATACAACTAAGGAAGCTATATCAAAAGACTTTGTGAACAGCAAAGATAATTTACGTCTTATGGATGCTTCAGCTAATCGCTCTAAAGGCGATAGTACTACTCCTGAATGGATAGCTAGTGGCGATGCCGATCCCTATATTGAAAGTGGCAAGATTAACGAAGAACAGGCATTAAAGGATCATGAACATGCAGAAAAAACTTTAAAAAAAAGGTACAAAAAGGGTAAAGATGCTTTTAAAAAAGAGGGTAGAAAATCTCAACGCGAAGAAGCTCTTCGTATGGGAAAAAATACGGCAAGAGCAGTTTTGATGCAACTCCTGCTCAAACTTCTTAAGAAAATCGTAGGTAAACTAGTTGTATGGCTAAAAACAGCTCAAAAAACTATTCAAACCCTTATCAACTCCATTAAAGAAGCGATTAGTTCTTTTCTCCATGACTGGAAGCAACACCTATCTAGTAGTGCTGATATAGCGGGTACCACCGTGGCAACTGCAATTTTTGGACCTATCATTCGTGCAATCAAAAGTGCCTGGAGTATGCTCAAACAAGGATTTCGCTCCTTAAAAGAGGCTATCAATTGGCTTAAAGATCCTGCGAACAAGGGAAAACCTTTTGCAGAGCGAATGCTCCATGTAGGAAAAATCATCGTGGTAGGACTAACTGGATTTGGCGCCATCAGTTTGGGGCAAACGATTGAAAAGGGCTTGATGGCATTCCCACTCTTTGCAATCGAAATCCCACTACTAGGGAGTATCGCTAGTATCATTGGTATATTTTTAGGCGCAGTCGTTGCGGGAATCATCGGCGCTATTGCCATGAGCTTCATTGATAGCCTCCTAGCCAAGAGGCAACAACGTGAATTGACCTCTCAACTCATTGAGCAAGGAAATACGGTATTAAATAGGCAAGAAACCATGCTTATGCTTAAAGAGGTAAAACTCGAGCAAAGCAAAGCTACCATCATGCAAGATATCCAAGCACGGCATGAAGAAGCCTCTGAGGCAATGAAAGAATCATTAAACACTCTTTTTACAAATAAAGATCGCATGCAATCCATAAAAGAGGAGATTGAGGCAGAGTATCACACCATCACGTCACCATCCACCAAGAGCGCAGAGGAAGAGACGCTGGATGTATTATCAGATAAACTCCATAAATTTTCCCAAAGAAGGTAG
- a CDS encoding AAA family ATPase, protein MVSKYTKDLLDYASKLDALIGGYGNVTQKALDITENLNHDTTNLLLKQIQVIVNTNKTSPKEVLLLCQALKESLFTYYGYTEITLRYLSIQENEAHPSFEEIMEKLDNLVGLDEVKRVIHNLISYQKVQQLRQEHGLPASKGTLHLAFIGNSGTGKTSVARIVGHIYKHLGLLSRGHFLEVSRTDLIAGYQGQTALKVNKIIKQALGGVLFIDEAYSITENDHSDSYGRECLTELTKALEDYRDDLVVIVAGYKQPMEKFFQSNPGLRSRFNTFVEFMDYTADELEKIFIMRCQEHHYSVEKKALSLIKQILIQAVEEKTEEFANARLARNLYDAVVMNHAHRVCKVVHPTPKMLTTITKDDLP, encoded by the coding sequence ATGGTGAGTAAGTACACAAAAGATCTTTTAGATTATGCTTCTAAGTTAGATGCTTTAATAGGTGGATATGGAAATGTTACGCAGAAGGCACTTGACATAACGGAAAATCTTAATCATGATACAACTAATTTATTGCTTAAACAGATCCAAGTCATCGTAAATACTAATAAAACTTCTCCAAAGGAAGTCCTTCTTCTCTGTCAAGCACTCAAAGAAAGCTTATTTACCTACTATGGCTATACCGAAATCACCCTACGATACTTAAGTATTCAGGAAAATGAAGCCCACCCTTCATTCGAAGAGATTATGGAAAAACTCGATAATCTCGTTGGGCTAGATGAGGTGAAGCGAGTCATCCACAACCTTATATCTTATCAAAAAGTACAACAATTACGCCAAGAACATGGTTTACCGGCATCAAAAGGAACTCTTCATTTAGCATTTATAGGAAATTCTGGAACTGGAAAAACAAGCGTCGCTCGGATTGTGGGTCATATCTACAAGCACCTTGGTTTATTATCAAGAGGACACTTCTTAGAAGTATCGAGAACCGACTTAATTGCAGGATATCAAGGACAGACTGCTCTAAAGGTAAATAAAATCATTAAACAAGCATTAGGAGGAGTACTTTTTATTGATGAAGCATACAGCATTACGGAGAATGATCATAGTGATTCTTACGGGCGAGAATGTCTAACAGAACTGACAAAGGCACTAGAAGATTATCGTGATGATTTAGTGGTTATCGTAGCGGGATATAAGCAACCTATGGAAAAATTTTTTCAATCTAATCCTGGCTTACGATCTCGTTTTAATACCTTTGTGGAATTTATGGATTATACTGCCGATGAGCTAGAAAAAATTTTCATCATGCGGTGTCAAGAGCATCACTACTCCGTAGAAAAGAAAGCTCTATCCCTTATCAAACAAATACTGATACAAGCCGTGGAGGAGAAAACTGAAGAATTTGCTAATGCAAGGCTAGCCCGTAACCTCTATGATGCAGTCGTAATGAACCATGCCCATAGAGTATGCAAAGTGGTGCACCCTACTCCTAAAATGTTAACCACTATCACCAAAGATGATTTACCTTAA
- a CDS encoding RluA family pseudouridine synthase, with product MNIQQYNDYIACDYARLDRYISEHLQLLSRSQIKSVTIDALTVNGKKAKWSQKVRVGDHLMLTWQAPESFSLLPQDIPLDILYEDEHVWVINKAQGMVVHPGAGRKRDTLANALAYRLQQSQGEIYDEQRLGIVHRLDMETSGVIICAKDAKTHAFLAQQFKDRTVKKRYMAILATPHLTPARGLIQNYLDRSRRVRTHFVCGDNPERGRFAATGYRLLANFNALSLVLFKPYTGRTHQLRVHAKSELFPIVGDPIYYREDPRETSLMLHAWKLQIRLPHEDAPRTFMAPVPDRFYRCLALHKREKFADTKE from the coding sequence ATGAATATCCAGCAATATAACGACTACATCGCCTGCGACTATGCCCGTCTCGATCGTTACATCAGCGAGCATCTACAGTTGCTTAGCCGTAGCCAAATCAAGAGCGTAACCATCGATGCCCTCACCGTCAATGGCAAGAAAGCTAAGTGGAGCCAAAAGGTGCGCGTGGGCGATCATTTGATGCTCACCTGGCAAGCGCCCGAGAGCTTCTCGCTCTTACCTCAAGATATCCCCCTAGATATATTATATGAAGATGAACACGTCTGGGTGATTAACAAAGCGCAAGGGATGGTGGTGCATCCGGGGGCGGGGCGCAAGCGCGACACCCTCGCCAATGCGCTGGCTTATCGCCTACAGCAGAGCCAAGGCGAGATCTATGACGAACAGCGTCTCGGCATTGTCCATCGGTTAGATATGGAGACATCGGGGGTGATTATCTGCGCCAAGGATGCCAAGACGCACGCCTTTTTAGCCCAACAATTCAAAGATCGTACGGTGAAAAAGCGCTATATGGCGATCCTCGCCACACCCCATCTCACCCCAGCGCGTGGGCTTATTCAGAACTACCTCGATCGCTCCAGACGGGTGCGCACGCACTTTGTCTGTGGGGATAACCCCGAACGTGGGCGTTTTGCAGCTACGGGCTATCGCCTCTTAGCCAATTTTAACGCGCTCTCGCTGGTGCTCTTTAAGCCCTATACCGGACGCACCCATCAACTGCGCGTGCATGCAAAGAGCGAACTCTTTCCCATTGTTGGCGACCCGATCTACTACCGAGAAGATCCACGCGAAACGTCCTTAATGCTCCACGCCTGGAAACTGCAGATTCGTCTACCCCATGAGGATGCGCCTCGCACCTTTATGGCACCCGTACCAGATCGCTTTTATCGCTGTTTAGCGCTTCATAAGCGCGAAAAATTCGCCGATACTAAAGAGTAG